The genomic region TGCCGCTCCCTTGAGCTTCGAGTAGGTCATGATGGTGTCGGCTACCAGCTCGACACGTTCGGCATAGGGTGTGCGCAGACTTGTGGTCATCGTCGAATTTCCTTTGACTCTAGGGCATTTTGCGCTCGGAGCCGAGCTGCCCGATACCCTTTACGGTACAC from Mycobacterium sp. IDR2000157661 harbors:
- a CDS encoding DUF6307 family protein, yielding MTTSLRTPYAERVELVADTIMTYSKLKGAAAEELAVHVLHALNSIPEKMR